Genomic segment of Gloeocapsa sp. PCC 7428:
TTGTCGGACTTGTGCTACTGTGTCTTGGCTGAGGTAAGGACTTGTCATCATAGAAGAAGTAGAAGAATTGCGGCTGGAACCATTTGAACTATCTGAACTTGCGGTGCTAGTAAGCTCATTACGAACTGACGTTATACAAGCTTCATCACTGGCACATAGATATCCTGCTCGTAAGGCGTCATTGACACCCACGATATAACGAGCGAATTCTCTATCGTCTGCTTCAACGTTAGGTAAGTGATCGGCTTGCTGCTGATTCGTAATCACTGCTCCTGAAGGCACAAACTTACCGGCGGGAACTTCCACGTCTTGAATCAAGGCGTGCATCATCACGATGCAACCATGTCCTATACGAGCGTTGAATACCGTGGAACGAAAGCCAATAAAACAGTTGTCTCCAACATAAGCAGGACCGTGAATCAGTGCCATGTGCGTAATCGATGTGTTTTTTCCAATCCACACCGAATATTGTTTTTGGTCATCGCCAATGACACGACCTTGTTCTAATCCATTGATGACAACGCCATCTTGAATATTAGTTCCTTCACCTATATAGAAAGGAGCGCCTTCGTCAGCGCGGATAGAAGTTCCAGGAGCGACCATCACGTTCGCTCCGATAGTTACATCTCCAATAATGTTAGAAAATGGATGTACAAATGCACTTGATTCAATTTTTGGCTCAACTAAATTTTTTGACCAAGGCGTCGGGGGGGCAGCCAGGCTGCGGACTACCATCGGTAATTTCCTCCTAATTACTGCGGAACTCAGAATTCAGAATGCAGAACCTACAAGCGAAGTATCTGTCATTCTGTATTCGTCGTTCATCCAAAGCGCGTTACTTATCGATATTGGTCTTTCTTGCTGTAAATAAGGCGATCTTCAATGCGAACACTGTCAATAATCGCTACCACCACAGCATCGAGTGGGCGCTGCTCGTTTCCTTGAACAATGCGAGCGGCGCTACCGCAACTTACCAATACCCACTCATCGACTCCTGCACCTACGTTGTCTGCTGCAACTTCGTATTTTGGTAAGGGTTGCCCTTCTTCGTCTACGAGTTGTAACAAAAGCAGTTTTGCCCCGCGAAGACTGGGTTCTTTTTGAGTGCTGACTACGTTGCCACGAACTTTTGCAATTTGCATTACGCCTTACATCACAGTCGGTTTCCGTAGGGGCGAATCGCGTTTGTACTTTCGCGGAACTGTTCTACGGCTTCGGTATAACGAATTGGCAGGACATATTCTAAGTTTTCGTGAGGACGAGCAATAATGTGGGTTGATAGCACCTGACCCCCATTAACGCGCTTGACGTTATCGATTGCTGCTGCGACTGAAGCTTGCACTTCAGAAACATCTCCCCGCACAATAACCGTAACGCGACCACTACCGATTTTTTCGTAACCAACAAGCGTTACCCGTGCAGC
This window contains:
- a CDS encoding carbon dioxide-concentrating mechanism protein CcmK — its product is MSIAVGMVETLGFPAVVEAADAMVKAARVTLVGYEKIGSGRVTVIVRGDVSEVQASVAAAIDNVKRVNGGQVLSTHIIARPHENLEYVLPIRYTEAVEQFRESTNAIRPYGNRL
- a CDS encoding EutN/CcmL family microcompartment protein, translated to MQIAKVRGNVVSTQKEPSLRGAKLLLLQLVDEEGQPLPKYEVAADNVGAGVDEWVLVSCGSAARIVQGNEQRPLDAVVVAIIDSVRIEDRLIYSKKDQYR